GAGCTCTCGGCACCGATCGATCCACGGCTCCGTTGCGGCGGAGCGGGGCGCACGCCGTCCCAACTCCAAACTTATCCACGGATCAGTCCGTATAATATGACCCGGGCGGATATTAGCGGGTGGCACGTACGGTTCGACGACGTGCACGGGcggcttcttttttttaacgtACGGAGTACAAATCCGATACGCTCATACGCATATACCAACTCTACACAACAGTACGTACGCAATGATGAGTGCAACCATTTCGATCACGAACGCACGTTGCAAACAGAATCACAAATGTCCGGGGGGTAGGAGGGCGTGATCACCTCCGGATCAGCCGACTCGGCTCAGTTGACCTTCCATGCATAATAAGCTCGCTATTTCTTTCTCCCCAAATCATGCCCGCACGTTCGCCTCAATAATGCAAACCGAACACACATATTTGCTGTCACGTCCGGAACCCCCAAAAACATCCTATATATACACCTGCCCAACCCGAGCTATTCAACAGGCTCCGAGCTAGCTGACCTCGCAAGTCCCGGCTTCTCTCGATCAAGCCGTAGCCCCGGCTTCTCTCGATCCATATCGCCGATCAAGCAGGAGACGCTCGATCAATGGCCAGTACTACTAGTCGTCGTCCAAGCGCACTCCGGTTTGCCGTGGTCGCCGCGGCCTCAGTGATCCTATCGCTTGTTGCGAGCCCCGTCTCCTGCGACGACGGCGCTCCGGAGCCCATGGTTGATCACTCGCGGCAGCGGAACGACACCGCCAGCAGGAGGAACCTCTGGGCGCCGGCCCGCGGCTACGGCTGGTCCTACGGCGGCGCGACGTGGTACGGCAGCCCCTATGGCGCCGGCAGCGACGGTGAGATTTTTGTTACCACCAAGCATACATATGTTCCGCGATGCATTGGACTTGGACGATTTGGGCAAAACATATGGATTCAGGACGGCCTTCATTTCGTTAGTAACCTGTTCGTTCCGATTGGTGCAGGTGGCGCGTGCGGTTACCAAGGCGCCGTCAGCCAGCGCCCGTTCAAGTCGAtgatcgccgccggcgggccttCCCTCTTCAAGAACGGCCAAGGATGCGGCGCATGCTATCAGGTCAGCATATCCCTGTCGGCACTACACGATTATACTGgattggagtttttttttcgTGTCTACTACCATCAAAGTGCGAAGTTACGTGTAATTGTTCCCCTGACTGGCTGACTAAAAGTAAATAAATGTGCAGATTAAGTGCACCGGCAACAGAGCCTGCTCCGGCCGTCCAGTGATCGTCACCATCACCGACTCCTGCCCCGGCGGTGCCTGCCTCGCCGAGTCGACGCACTTCGACATGAGCGGCACGGCCTTCGGCGCCATGGCCAACCACGGCATGGCCGaccgcctccgctccgccggAATCCTCAAGATACAATACAAAAGGTGCCATTTCGTTTTAACTGACAGTAATTCTAGTGAACTTATTTATGCACAACACGACTAGTGATGTACTGAAGGTGCGGCGTGGCATTGTCTTTGCATTGTGCAGGGTGCCTTGCAAGTACAGCGGCATGGCCATCACCTTCAAGGTGGACGCGGGCTCCAACCCCTACTACCTCGCCGTGCTCATCATGTACGTGAGCGGCGAGGGTGACATCTCCAAGGTGGACATCATGCAGGCCGGCTGCAACTCGTGGACGCCGATGCAGCAGTCGTGGGGCGCCGTCTGGCGCGTCAACTCAAACAACGGCCAGCCGCTGCGCGCGCCCTTCTCCGTCCGCATCACCTCGGGCTCCGGCAAGGTGCTCGTCGCCAGGAACGCCatccccgccaggtggggcgccGGGGCGACCTACAGGTCCACGGTGAACTACGGCTACTGAGGCGGTGTGACCGGCCGGGTAGGAGTGTT
This portion of the Setaria viridis chromosome 7, Setaria_viridis_v4.0, whole genome shotgun sequence genome encodes:
- the LOC117864798 gene encoding expansin-B5; this encodes MASTTSRRPSALRFAVVAAASVILSLVASPVSCDDGAPEPMVDHSRQRNDTASRRNLWAPARGYGWSYGGATWYGSPYGAGSDGGACGYQGAVSQRPFKSMIAAGGPSLFKNGQGCGACYQIKCTGNRACSGRPVIVTITDSCPGGACLAESTHFDMSGTAFGAMANHGMADRLRSAGILKIQYKRVPCKYSGMAITFKVDAGSNPYYLAVLIMYVSGEGDISKVDIMQAGCNSWTPMQQSWGAVWRVNSNNGQPLRAPFSVRITSGSGKVLVARNAIPARWGAGATYRSTVNYGY